The stretch of DNA CGGAGCGCGGTGTCCTCGGCGTCCTGCGGGCCGATCTCGACCGGGCGCCGCCGCCCGGCCAGGGCCAGGTCGGCCACGTCGGCCGCCCGGTCGGCCGCGGCGCCGGCCAGGATCCGCAGGGCGGAGGCCCGGCGCAGGTAGCGGTGGGCGTCGTGCTCCCAGGTGAAGCCGATGCCGCCGTGCACCTGGATGCAGTCCCGGGCGCAGTCCAGTGCGGCGCCGGGGGCGATGAGCCCGGCGACCGCGGCGGCGAACCGCACCCGGTCGGGCGCGGCTCCGCCGGGGTGTTCCGCGTAGGCCCGCGCGGCGTCCCACACCGCGGCGCGGGCCTGCTCCAGGCCGATGGCCATCCGGGCGCACTTGTGCTTGACGCCCTGGAACCGGCCGATCGGGTGGCCGAACTGGACGCGGACCTTGGCGTAGTCGGCGGCGGCCGCCACGCACCAGGCGGCGATCCCGGCGGCCTCGGCGCCGAGCAGTACGGCGGCGATCCCTTCGGCGTCCTCCCGGTCCAGCCCGGTGAGCAGGGCGCCGTCGGGCACCGGCAGCGCGTCGGCCTCCAGGCGGGCGACGCCGCGGCCGAGGTCGAGCGCGGGCAGTTCGGTGCGCTGGAAGGCCGTGCCGTCCAGGACCGCCCAGGCCTCCCGCCCGTCGAGGAGGAGCGGGGCGAGGACGTGGTCGGCCGCGGCGCCCTCCAGGACCGGCTGCAGCGTTCCGGAGACCGCGATCCCGCCGTCCGGCGCGGGGACCGCGGCCAGCGCGGGGCCGGGGGCGACGGCGGCGGTGCGGCTCCCGTCGGCCAGGCCGGGCAGCAGCCGCTCGCGGGCCGCGGCCCCGCCGAACCGGTCGATCAGCGCCGAGGCCAGCACGGTCGGCAGGAACGGGCCGCCGACCAGGCCGCGGCCGAGCTCCTCCAGGGCCACGGCCAGCTCCGGCAGGCCGCCGCCCTGACCGCCGTGCGCCTCGGGCAGGTGCAGGCCGAGCAGGCCCTGGCCGGCCAGGCCGGCCCAGAGGCCGGGCGGGGTCCGCGCCGGCTCCCCGGGCCCGGTGCCGCCCGGGCCGTCCGGTACGGCGCGTTCGATCAGGCCGCGCACCGCCGCGGCCAGCTCCTCGTGTTCTCCGGTCAGTCCGATCGCCATCGACAGCCCCTCGGGTCCGCTTCGCGCTGGTCCTGCCGCGACCCCAGACTAGAACCCGTTATATATACGGAGTCAACTAGGATCGGCTTTCCGATGCGGGCGAGCCGTCCAGCTCCTTGCGGGTTCGGTGCACCGGCCCCGATACGTCCGCGGAACATCCACTACGAACAGGTTCCACACGCCGACCCGGTCGGCGGAAAGGCGGTCGCCCGTGACCGGTCTGATCGCCGCGCTGCTCGCGGCCGCGGTCTACTCCGTCGGCCTGGCCGTCGAGCAGCGCGCCCTGCACCGCGCGCCCTCCATCTCGGTGCGCCGCCCGCTGCACCTGGCCCGGGTCCTGCTGGGCAACCCTCGCTGGGTGGGCGGCTGCCTGCTGGCCGCCGCGGGCAGCCTCGGCCTGGTGGTCGCGCTGGGCCTGGCCCCGGTCTCGGTGGTCCAGCCCGCCTTCGCCGGCGGCATCGCGCTGATGCTGCTGCTGACCGCGCTGGTGCTGGGCGACCCGATCTCCCGCGGGGAGAAGGCCGCACTGGCGCTGATGCCGGTCGCGCTGCTGCTGCTCAGCCTCTCCCTGGGCGACGGCGGCGGCACCGGGACCACCCCGGACATGCCGTTCCTGCTGGCGGTGAGCGTCGGCACGGTGGTCGCCTGCGTCGCCGCGGTCGCCTTCGCCTCCGGCGGCGGGCGCTCGGTCTCCGCCGCCGCCATGGGAGCCGCGGCCGGCCTGGCCCAGGGCGTCGCCGGCCTGCAGGGCAAGGCGCTCGGCGGCCTCCTGGCCGACCAGGGCCTGCCCGCGGCGGTGCTGCCCGCCCTGGCCTCGCCCTTCCCCTACCTCTACGCGCTGGGCTGGGCGGTGGGCATCGTGCTCTTCCAGGCCTCCCTGCAGCGCGCCCGCGCCTCGATCACCGCCCCGGTCGCCAACGTCACCGGCAACGTCTTCATGGTCGTGCTGGGCACCCTGATCTTCAGCGAGAGCCTGCCCGAGGACCCGCTCATGCTGGCGCTGCGCGCGGCCGGCTTCCTGCTCACCCTGGTCGTGGTGGTCCTGGTGCGCGGCAACGCCGCCCAGGCCGAGGCCGACACCTCCCGGATCCGCGAGGCCGCCCGCCCGCGGGGCTGACCGCCCTCCCGGCGCCCCGGCGGTACGACGGAGCGGCCCCCGCACCGTGGAGCACGGGGGCCGCTCTCGCTCCGCCTTCGGGACGCCTCAGCGCCGGGATCAGGCCGAGACGGCGACCGCCTGGCGCAGGGCCGGGGCGGCGACCTCGGCCCAGGCGCCGATCACTCCGGCGGGCTCCTCCAGCTCGGTGGAGGCCAGCAGCAGGGCCGGCTCGACCACCCAGGCGCCCAGGTCGGACAGGAGGACCCGCAGGTCGGCCTCGATGTTGCGGCCGTTGCGCAGGTCGGGGACCGAGGCCATCGGTACGGCCACGCCGCGGCCCAGGCCGAGCTCGGGCAGCCGGTCCAGGAAGACCTTGAGCAGGCCGGTGTAGGAGCCGTGGGTCTGCGGGGTGGCGACCAGCAGCACGTCGGCGGCGCGGACCGCGTCCAGCGCGTCGGCGACGTCCCGCCCGGTGTCGGCGGCCAGCAGCGCCGGGCCGAGGCGGGCCAGGTCGATGGTGTCCGGCTCGACCTCCAGGCCGGCCTGGGCGGCGAGCGCCCGGGCGGCGCGGACGGCGGCGGAGCCGAGGGTGGAATCAGGGGTGTGGTCGGCGACGAGCACGGTGAAACGGGTCATGAGGCGGTCTCCAGTGTGCGGGCGGCGCAGGCCGCGAAAGCGCTGTGGGGTCGTCGGGCGCGACGCGCATCGGTGCGCGCGCGAGCCAGATCGATGGAGTGGTACCGGAAGGCCGCACCTCTCGGGCCGCCGACGGCGCTGTGGACGGCCGGGAGCACCGCACGCGGAGCGGGCGGCGGAGAGAGGAGGAGGGACACGACCGGTGCGGATCCCGGGCGGGGCTCGCGGCGGAAACGGCGGCGAGGGCGCTCCGGGCGGGGCTGGGCCCCGGCAACGCTAACTAC from Nocardiopsis composta encodes:
- a CDS encoding acyl-CoA dehydrogenase; protein product: MAIGLTGEHEELAAAVRGLIERAVPDGPGGTGPGEPARTPPGLWAGLAGQGLLGLHLPEAHGGQGGGLPELAVALEELGRGLVGGPFLPTVLASALIDRFGGAAARERLLPGLADGSRTAAVAPGPALAAVPAPDGGIAVSGTLQPVLEGAAADHVLAPLLLDGREAWAVLDGTAFQRTELPALDLGRGVARLEADALPVPDGALLTGLDREDAEGIAAVLLGAEAAGIAAWCVAAAADYAKVRVQFGHPIGRFQGVKHKCARMAIGLEQARAAVWDAARAYAEHPGGAAPDRVRFAAAVAGLIAPGAALDCARDCIQVHGGIGFTWEHDAHRYLRRASALRILAGAAADRAADVADLALAGRRRPVEIGPQDAEDTALRERIREEAGALAAIADDTERFAAMAERGWVMPHLPRPWGRGAPPLEQVLIQQEARRAGLRGPGLAIGAWVVPSLAGHGTPGQQERFLRPTLRGEITWCQLFSEPGAGSDLASLSMRAERVEGGYRLTGQKIWTSMAQLAQWGICLARTDPGAPGKHEGITYFLVDMAAPGLEVRPLRELTGDAVFNEVFFDGVFVPDEQVVGRPGDGWRVARTTLSNERVALSGGSGLGAGVPELLDFLGKAPGAGGWGAAAPADPADRDVRVAAGRLIALGQAIELLGLRVTLKQLSGTEPGAESSVRKLLGVEFNQRVADYIWEHQGGAAVCADPSDATGVWARYMLFSRSMTIYGGTTEVQLNIIAERLLGLPRDPEA
- a CDS encoding NADPH-dependent FMN reductase — its product is MTRFTVLVADHTPDSTLGSAAVRAARALAAQAGLEVEPDTIDLARLGPALLAADTGRDVADALDAVRAADVLLVATPQTHGSYTGLLKVFLDRLPELGLGRGVAVPMASVPDLRNGRNIEADLRVLLSDLGAWVVEPALLLASTELEEPAGVIGAWAEVAAPALRQAVAVSA